A part of Bacteroidia bacterium genomic DNA contains:
- a CDS encoding transposase, translated as MPFSQLLKFSKIYQDYGLGAAKNFYLLVSLISLGQTVNLYKLKDHVSSVLGKTHTDVQSHYQRLIRFFKDWGKSEEFLHDILRHNLGLLRQGGHQTLILDGTSWQFGQTEIHYLVLAVQVGGVAIPLYWKQLGKIGTSNQEERKEMMDEALGIFDLRGMTLLADREYIGKEWFKYLSDKGLHFVIRMKRGDYEQDTNAVCGRSYRAMYRRCQQKKKVVSKRITLNHTSYTLVMMPNPKVGADEPVMVFLTTLRSSRYAAAAYKLRWKIECMFKHLKTNGYHLEDLNLKDAGKTRLMMALVATAYLLALREGWRRKKKIPLKKYADGTRWPACSLFRAGLAYLIEKSQQLQRFLTYLESISKTPKTPPD; from the coding sequence ATGCCTTTTTCGCAACTACTCAAATTTAGTAAAATCTACCAAGACTATGGTCTGGGTGCAGCAAAGAATTTTTACCTGCTCGTATCGCTGATCAGTTTGGGCCAAACGGTCAACCTGTACAAACTCAAGGACCACGTCAGCAGCGTACTGGGCAAGACACACACCGATGTGCAGAGCCACTACCAGCGGCTGATCCGATTTTTTAAAGACTGGGGTAAGTCGGAAGAATTTCTGCACGACATCCTGCGCCACAATCTGGGGCTGCTGCGTCAGGGGGGGCATCAGACGCTGATCCTTGACGGCACGAGTTGGCAGTTTGGCCAGACCGAAATCCACTACCTCGTACTGGCTGTCCAGGTAGGCGGCGTAGCCATCCCCCTGTACTGGAAGCAGCTCGGTAAGATCGGTACCTCTAATCAGGAAGAACGAAAAGAGATGATGGACGAGGCCCTCGGTATCTTCGATCTGCGTGGGATGACCCTGCTCGCAGACCGGGAATACATCGGCAAAGAATGGTTTAAGTACCTCAGCGACAAGGGCCTACACTTTGTGATCCGGATGAAGCGCGGCGACTACGAGCAAGATACTAATGCCGTCTGCGGGCGGAGCTATCGGGCCATGTACCGCCGCTGCCAGCAAAAAAAGAAAGTCGTCAGCAAACGGATCACCCTCAACCATACTTCCTATACCCTCGTCATGATGCCCAACCCTAAAGTCGGCGCAGACGAACCCGTCATGGTTTTCCTCACTACCCTTCGTAGTAGCCGATACGCCGCCGCCGCTTACAAGCTCCGATGGAAGATCGAGTGCATGTTCAAGCACCTCAAGACCAACGGCTATCACCTCGAAGACCTCAACCTCAAAGACGCGGGCAAAACCCGGCTCATGATGGCCCTCGTAGCCACCGCCTACCTGCTCGCACTCCGAGAAGGATGGCGAAGAAAAAAGAAAATACCGCTCAAAAAATACGCCGACGGAACCCGATGGCCAGCCTGCTCCCTCTTCCGGGCCGGACTCGCCTATCTGATCGAAAAATCCCAGCAACTACAACGATTCCTTACCTATCTTGAATCCATCTCCAAAACCCCTAAAACCCCTCCTGATTAA
- a CDS encoding GMP synthase, giving the protein MKNQPVRLAILDLNNGQPNQGMRCIREIVGDFSTLLEWHEYDIRVTGEVPDTDYDIYICSGGPGNPLEGDGIWDVRFYDLIDQVWDHNQQPGVRKKYMFFICHSFQMACNHFGLGEIAPRKSTSFGVMPVHKTPAGMSDPLLKDLPDPYYGVDSRDWQLIQPNLKVFAQQGATILSLEKIRTHVEYERAIMAVRFSEEFVGTQFHPEADPVGMTIHFQMEENRRKVIDNFSERKYRDMMAHLTDPDKIALTYSTILPSFINGAIAALNGKSIVSV; this is encoded by the coding sequence ATGAAAAATCAGCCTGTTCGCCTGGCAATCCTGGATTTAAACAATGGGCAGCCCAATCAGGGGATGCGGTGTATCCGCGAAATCGTAGGGGACTTCTCTACGTTGCTGGAATGGCATGAGTATGATATCCGGGTTACTGGCGAAGTGCCTGATACTGATTATGATATCTATATCTGCAGTGGCGGTCCGGGAAATCCTTTGGAAGGCGATGGGATATGGGATGTACGGTTTTACGACCTGATAGATCAGGTCTGGGACCACAACCAGCAGCCTGGTGTCAGGAAGAAGTACATGTTTTTCATTTGCCACTCCTTCCAAATGGCTTGTAATCATTTCGGATTGGGAGAAATTGCCCCGCGAAAGTCCACTTCCTTCGGTGTAATGCCTGTACACAAAACACCTGCCGGAATGAGCGATCCGCTGCTCAAAGATCTGCCCGATCCCTACTATGGCGTGGATAGCCGGGACTGGCAACTGATCCAGCCCAACCTCAAAGTATTTGCCCAGCAAGGGGCTACGATTCTTTCTCTTGAAAAAATACGTACCCACGTCGAATACGAAAGAGCGATTATGGCTGTACGGTTTTCTGAAGAATTTGTCGGTACGCAGTTTCACCCTGAAGCTGACCCCGTCGGTATGACGATCCATTTTCAAATGGAAGAAAACCGACGCAAAGTCATTGACAATTTCAGCGAACGGAAATACCGGGATATGATGGCGCATCTCACCGACCCCGACAAAATCGCCCTGACTTATAGCACAATTTTGCCTTCATTTATCAATGGTGCGATTGCCGCACTCAATGGAAAATCAATAGTCTCTGTATGA
- a CDS encoding RNA polymerase sigma factor, with the protein MILSIVWLEICREIAKILNASQRSDNEFFQYKFLFTLNLIICLWSKTSMVALEEKNLLEKLRQPETKNQAFGHLVELYQRILYYHIRRLVIDHDDADDVLQNTLLKAWKNIDRFRADAALKTWLYRIATNESLTFLNNKKKRGFEDVEDIENDLRHSLSTGRYIDGDEIQKKLQMAILTLPRQQRLVFNMRYYDELKYEEISEILEVSVGALKASYHHAVKKIELFLTSD; encoded by the coding sequence ATGATCTTAAGTATAGTCTGGCTGGAAATTTGCCGCGAAATTGCAAAAATTTTAAACGCCTCGCAAAGGTCTGATAATGAATTTTTTCAATATAAATTTTTATTCACATTAAACCTTATTATTTGTCTGTGGTCTAAGACTTCGATGGTAGCACTGGAAGAAAAAAATCTCCTGGAAAAACTCCGGCAACCCGAAACCAAAAATCAGGCTTTCGGGCATTTGGTTGAGTTATATCAGCGGATATTGTATTATCATATCCGGCGATTGGTCATAGATCATGATGATGCGGATGACGTTTTGCAAAATACCCTGCTCAAAGCCTGGAAAAATATTGATCGGTTTCGGGCAGATGCGGCGCTCAAAACCTGGCTGTACCGTATCGCAACCAATGAATCGCTTACTTTTCTCAACAATAAAAAAAAGCGGGGATTTGAGGATGTAGAAGATATTGAAAATGACCTCCGCCACAGCCTTTCCACCGGGCGATATATAGATGGGGACGAAATACAAAAAAAACTCCAGATGGCCATTCTGACTTTACCCAGACAGCAGCGCCTTGTGTTTAATATGCGCTATTACGACGAATTGAAATATGAAGAAATTTCCGAAATTTTGGAAGTTTCGGTAGGCGCCCTCAAAGCCAGTTATCACCATGCAGTAAAAAAAATTGAGCTTTTTTTAACAAGCGATTAA
- a CDS encoding alpha/beta fold hydrolase codes for MKEEYLKWYSPTLSMDIEMLIHGHAGYPVIFFPTTKGRYYESKDFLLIESARWFIEQGLVKIYCPDSIDALSWYNKAIHPADRVKNHMVYDQFILDEVIDPIRHNHGFAKVCVAGASFGGFHALNFAFRHPDRVSHLFSMSGAFDVTSFMDGYYDTNVYFCNPVDYMPDNNHPDLWKMKIALGAGEWDICLDANRKMSEILSRKGIPHWFDLRRWAKHDWPIWRDMFPHYLSLM; via the coding sequence TTGAAAGAAGAATATTTAAAATGGTATTCCCCGACTCTCAGCATGGATATCGAAATGCTGATTCATGGACATGCGGGTTACCCGGTTATTTTTTTCCCTACGACCAAAGGTCGTTATTATGAAAGCAAAGACTTTTTACTGATTGAATCTGCCCGGTGGTTTATTGAGCAGGGACTCGTAAAAATCTATTGCCCAGACAGTATCGATGCACTCAGTTGGTACAATAAAGCAATCCATCCGGCAGATCGGGTCAAAAACCATATGGTGTACGATCAGTTTATTCTCGATGAAGTGATCGACCCCATCCGCCACAATCACGGATTTGCAAAGGTATGCGTCGCCGGAGCAAGCTTCGGTGGGTTTCACGCGTTGAATTTTGCCTTTAGACATCCCGATCGTGTGAGCCACCTTTTTTCTATGAGTGGTGCGTTTGATGTAACTTCATTTATGGATGGATACTATGATACCAATGTGTATTTCTGCAATCCGGTAGACTATATGCCGGATAACAATCACCCTGACCTATGGAAAATGAAAATCGCCCTCGGGGCAGGGGAGTGGGACATTTGCCTGGATGCAAACCGGAAAATGTCAGAAATCCTCAGCCGTAAAGGCATCCCTCATTGGTTTGATCTGCGCCGTTGGGCAAAACACGATTGGCCCATCTGGCGCGATATGTTTCCCCACTATTTATCACTCATGTAA
- a CDS encoding TonB-dependent receptor: protein MKKLIILGLFLGEGLMLFAQTMVVRDLETGQPLAGVSVSSEDNPSFSFTNTAGEADISAFKDVKTLRIYLPGYQTETLTIEKLASSDYTVYLALTGISLNEVVISASRFEEQQKDVVQKIQVLRSSEMQHMNQTSMADVLAGSGNIMVQKSQLGGGSPVIRGFEANKVLMVVDGIRMNNAIYRGGHLQNVITLDNSILERTELVFGAGSVVYGSDALGGVMHFYTKDPTLSADGKTLVKANVYGRYTSAAHGYAGHADVSVGGEKVGSLTSFTYSDFGDLRQGAVRNPFYENFGSRPWYVSQVGGKDSVIANPDSNLQVSSGYRQYDFLQKLIFKPSEKITHLLNFQYSTSSDVPRYDRLTQVSGGRPRFAEWYYGPQDRLLSAYTLRIRSSNKLFDHARLILAYQNIEESRNDRRLNNPSINRRIEKLNIFSFNADFDKTKGSHEIRYGAEAVFNFINSSAFQENISSGEKTSLDTRYPDGGSTMNTQAIYGTHTWEINEKLILNDGIRLTHTSLTADFTDKSFFPFPFNRVNQNHTALNGNLGLIILPAPGWRFTGNLSSGFRAPNVDDLSKVFESVQGNVIVPNPDLHPEFTYNAELGIAHTIQNRIVVSAVGYYTRYVNAITVQPSLFDGQDSILYDGQLSQVTTTVNTGKAFIYGMEGSLSGNLNDYFSLFASINYTYGRVVNDELTTPLDHIPPVFGKISLNMKREKIRAEFFVNYSGWKRLEDYSSSGEDNLAYATTYGMPSWYTLNTRITVALSKKISLQAACENILDQNYRVFASNISAPGRNFIFTLRATI from the coding sequence ATGAAAAAATTAATCATACTGGGATTATTCCTGGGGGAAGGACTTATGCTCTTTGCCCAGACAATGGTTGTCCGGGACCTGGAAACCGGCCAACCGCTGGCGGGTGTTTCTGTATCTTCTGAAGACAATCCTTCATTTTCATTCACAAATACTGCCGGAGAGGCGGATATCTCGGCTTTCAAAGACGTAAAAACGCTCAGAATCTATTTGCCGGGCTATCAGACGGAAACACTGACGATCGAAAAACTGGCATCTTCAGATTATACAGTATATCTGGCACTTACCGGTATTTCACTCAATGAAGTGGTGATCTCCGCCAGCAGGTTTGAAGAGCAGCAGAAAGATGTTGTGCAAAAAATCCAGGTGCTGCGCAGTAGCGAAATGCAACATATGAATCAGACTTCCATGGCCGATGTGCTTGCTGGCAGCGGCAATATTATGGTTCAGAAAAGTCAGCTGGGAGGAGGCTCACCGGTAATCCGCGGATTTGAGGCCAATAAAGTGCTGATGGTTGTAGATGGAATCCGCATGAACAATGCCATCTACAGGGGCGGACATTTGCAAAATGTCATCACACTCGACAACTCCATTCTGGAGCGTACAGAGCTGGTATTTGGTGCAGGCTCTGTCGTGTATGGCTCAGACGCGTTGGGCGGAGTAATGCATTTTTACACCAAAGACCCTACGCTTTCGGCAGATGGAAAAACGCTGGTCAAAGCCAATGTATATGGACGTTACACCTCTGCCGCTCATGGTTATGCCGGGCATGCAGATGTTTCGGTTGGAGGAGAAAAAGTAGGCTCGCTGACATCATTTACCTATTCAGATTTTGGCGATTTGCGGCAGGGGGCGGTACGAAATCCTTTTTATGAAAACTTTGGCTCCCGCCCCTGGTATGTTTCCCAGGTTGGAGGGAAAGACTCCGTAATTGCCAATCCCGATTCCAATCTCCAGGTCTCTTCCGGTTACCGGCAGTATGATTTTTTACAGAAGCTGATTTTCAAACCATCTGAAAAAATCACACATCTGCTCAATTTCCAGTACTCCACATCGTCGGATGTTCCGAGGTATGACCGACTGACGCAGGTTTCCGGGGGACGTCCCCGCTTTGCCGAATGGTACTATGGACCCCAGGACCGGCTGCTGAGCGCCTATACGCTTCGCATTCGCTCGTCAAACAAGCTCTTCGATCATGCCCGCCTGATCCTTGCCTATCAGAATATTGAAGAAAGCAGAAACGACCGCCGCCTCAATAATCCCAGCATCAACCGGCGGATAGAAAAGCTAAATATATTTTCCTTTAATGCCGATTTTGATAAAACCAAAGGGAGCCACGAAATCCGCTATGGCGCAGAAGCTGTCTTTAATTTTATCAACTCTTCGGCTTTTCAGGAAAACATTTCCTCAGGAGAAAAAACTTCACTGGATACCCGCTACCCCGATGGGGGTTCTACGATGAATACGCAGGCAATCTATGGCACCCACACCTGGGAAATCAACGAAAAACTGATCCTCAATGACGGGATTCGCCTGACACATACTTCGCTGACAGCAGATTTTACAGACAAATCTTTTTTCCCGTTTCCTTTTAACAGGGTAAACCAAAACCATACGGCACTCAACGGCAATCTGGGGCTGATAATTCTGCCTGCACCGGGATGGAGATTTACCGGTAACCTTTCCTCTGGCTTCCGCGCACCAAACGTCGATGACCTCAGCAAGGTGTTTGAATCCGTTCAGGGCAATGTAATCGTCCCCAATCCCGATCTGCACCCGGAATTTACCTACAACGCAGAACTGGGAATTGCCCATACGATACAAAACCGCATCGTTGTATCAGCAGTAGGCTATTATACCCGATATGTAAATGCCATTACCGTCCAGCCATCTTTATTTGACGGGCAGGATTCGATCTTGTATGATGGACAACTCAGCCAGGTAACAACTACCGTAAATACCGGAAAAGCGTTTATCTACGGCATGGAAGGCAGTCTTTCGGGCAATCTCAATGATTATTTTTCTTTGTTTGCCTCTATCAACTACACGTATGGGAGAGTGGTCAACGACGAGCTGACAACTCCCCTGGACCATATTCCACCTGTATTTGGAAAAATCAGCCTCAATATGAAGCGGGAAAAGATCCGGGCGGAATTTTTTGTCAATTACAGCGGTTGGAAACGGCTGGAAGATTACAGCAGTTCCGGAGAGGATAATCTGGCCTATGCCACCACATACGGGATGCCTTCGTGGTACACACTCAACACAAGGATTACCGTGGCACTGAGCAAAAAAATCAGCCTCCAGGCAGCTTGTGAAAATATTCTGGATCAAAATTACCGGGTTTTTGCGTCTAATATTTCTGCACCGGGGCGAAATTTCATTTTTACACTTCGGGCAACAATCTGA
- a CDS encoding leucyl aminopeptidase family protein has product MNYTLSAHIPDSPSTLVLPFFKGEADTDLIQKLSGISFLPEFEAKFKESVILFHPEKPLKIYLAGLGDRKEIAKAPQVFRSLTFRQQEKWGDCPVIYLPHLESELVFAAALGIGLGQYKNGLFKTDAAEQPVPAAVYLVHADPQAGKWAEEGFITADTQTRVMQLIDTPSNTKTPEWLGRFAADSAQKYGYSARIYTRDELEAQGLHALLAVGQGSMYPPVLIQLEYKPEGMESASPQLGLVGKGITFDTGGISIKSSTNMHFMKSDMGGAAAVIGAIELAARLRLPIHLAGVIPSAENSVDAHSFKPGDVISSYSGKTIEIIDTDAEGRLVLADGLAWMQKQFSPDTVIDLATLTGSCVMTLGYSAAGMFTKNEFLAQALSSAGLSVHERVWQLPLFEDFEDDLHSDVADVRNFSGKPVAGAITAAKFLEYFIKDHPKWVHLDIAGVAFGDSEFTKMRAGTGYGVRLLTTFMKQLISQQ; this is encoded by the coding sequence ATGAACTATACCCTTAGCGCTCATATTCCCGACTCCCCTTCTACCCTTGTTCTTCCGTTTTTTAAGGGCGAAGCAGATACAGACCTGATTCAGAAACTATCCGGAATTTCTTTTCTGCCGGAATTTGAAGCAAAGTTTAAAGAGTCGGTTATTTTATTTCACCCCGAAAAACCACTAAAAATATACTTAGCCGGCCTGGGCGACCGGAAGGAAATAGCCAAAGCACCACAGGTATTTCGCAGCCTTACCTTCCGCCAGCAGGAAAAATGGGGAGATTGTCCCGTTATTTACCTCCCACATCTCGAATCAGAACTGGTTTTCGCCGCTGCTTTAGGAATAGGTCTGGGACAGTATAAAAACGGACTTTTTAAAACTGATGCAGCGGAGCAACCGGTTCCCGCAGCGGTGTACCTTGTTCATGCAGATCCACAGGCCGGTAAATGGGCGGAGGAAGGATTTATCACAGCAGATACCCAAACGCGGGTTATGCAGCTGATAGATACCCCATCCAATACCAAAACACCGGAATGGCTGGGGCGGTTTGCGGCAGATTCAGCCCAAAAATATGGTTATTCGGCGCGTATTTACACGCGTGACGAACTGGAAGCCCAGGGGCTTCACGCCCTCCTGGCCGTAGGACAGGGAAGTATGTATCCGCCGGTATTAATTCAACTGGAATACAAACCCGAAGGAATGGAGTCGGCATCTCCGCAGCTGGGTTTGGTAGGGAAAGGCATTACTTTTGACACGGGCGGCATTTCCATCAAATCCTCCACCAATATGCACTTTATGAAAAGTGATATGGGAGGCGCCGCAGCGGTAATCGGAGCGATAGAACTGGCGGCAAGGTTGCGGTTACCCATTCACCTGGCGGGCGTGATTCCTTCAGCGGAAAACAGCGTGGATGCCCATAGTTTTAAGCCGGGAGATGTGATTTCCTCTTACTCGGGTAAAACCATTGAAATCATAGATACCGATGCAGAAGGAAGGCTGGTATTGGCCGATGGCCTGGCCTGGATGCAAAAACAATTTTCGCCGGATACTGTCATCGACCTTGCCACGCTCACAGGAAGCTGTGTGATGACCCTTGGATACAGCGCGGCAGGTATGTTTACGAAAAATGAATTCCTCGCTCAGGCGCTTTCCAGCGCTGGTTTATCGGTGCATGAGCGTGTATGGCAATTACCGCTATTCGAAGACTTTGAGGATGACCTGCACTCAGATGTTGCGGATGTGCGCAACTTCAGCGGAAAACCCGTAGCCGGAGCTATTACTGCTGCAAAATTTCTCGAATATTTTATCAAAGATCACCCCAAATGGGTACACCTCGATATTGCTGGTGTTGCATTTGGCGATTCTGAATTTACCAAAATGCGGGCAGGCACCGGGTATGGTGTGCGTCTGTTGACTACTTTTATGAAACAACTCATTTCCCAACAATAA
- a CDS encoding carboxylate-amine ligase, with the protein MQFTLGIEEEYQVIDPETRELTSHEQRIVETANKFLDEQVKAEMHQAVVEVGTRICTDINDAREQIIYLRKSISEVATSLGFRIGAAGTHPFSAWQKQLLTVHPRYDQIVNELQDAARSNLIFGLHVHVGIEDRNMAIHLANSMRYFLPHLFALSTNSPFWEGRNTGFKSFRTKVFDKFPRTGIPDHFDSVAEYDNYINLLIKTGCIDNAKKIWWDIRAHPFFPTIEIRICDIPLTVNETICIAALVQALVAKLHKLRVANLNFMTYRRALINENKWRASRYGIDGQLIDFGLEKEVSTRHLLHELLEFIDDVLDELDSREAVNYIHTILENGTGADRQLKVYEETGSLEKVVDYIIAQTVEGV; encoded by the coding sequence ATGCAATTTACCCTTGGTATCGAAGAAGAGTATCAGGTCATAGATCCGGAAACCCGCGAACTGACCTCCCATGAGCAGCGAATTGTGGAAACTGCCAATAAGTTTCTCGATGAGCAGGTGAAAGCAGAAATGCACCAGGCTGTAGTGGAGGTGGGTACCCGCATTTGCACAGATATAAATGATGCCCGTGAGCAGATTATCTATCTGCGAAAGTCGATTTCCGAAGTGGCAACCAGCCTGGGTTTCCGTATTGGTGCTGCCGGAACGCATCCTTTTTCTGCCTGGCAGAAGCAGTTGCTGACGGTACACCCCCGCTATGACCAGATCGTGAATGAATTGCAGGACGCCGCCCGGTCAAATCTGATATTTGGGTTGCATGTGCATGTGGGCATTGAGGATCGCAATATGGCGATTCACCTTGCCAACTCTATGCGCTATTTCCTGCCGCATTTATTTGCACTTTCTACCAATTCCCCTTTCTGGGAAGGGCGTAATACGGGATTTAAGTCCTTTCGAACCAAGGTTTTTGACAAATTTCCACGCACGGGTATTCCCGACCATTTTGATTCTGTCGCTGAATACGACAATTATATCAATCTCCTGATTAAAACTGGCTGTATTGATAACGCCAAAAAAATCTGGTGGGATATTCGTGCGCATCCTTTTTTCCCGACTATTGAAATTCGCATTTGTGATATTCCTCTGACGGTAAATGAGACGATTTGTATCGCAGCACTCGTACAGGCGCTGGTCGCCAAACTGCATAAACTTCGCGTAGCGAACCTCAATTTTATGACTTACCGCCGCGCACTTATCAATGAAAATAAGTGGCGGGCTTCGCGTTATGGAATCGATGGGCAACTCATTGATTTTGGCCTGGAAAAAGAAGTCTCTACGCGTCATTTGCTACATGAACTTCTGGAGTTTATCGACGATGTACTCGATGAACTGGACTCCCGCGAGGCGGTCAATTATATTCATACCATTCTTGAAAATGGAACGGGTGCAGATCGTCAGCTGAAAGTGTATGAAGAAACCGGTAGTCTGGAAAAAGTAGTGGATTATATTATTGCACAAACCGTAGAAGGAGTTTAG
- a CDS encoding metalloregulator ArsR/SmtB family transcription factor yields the protein MESTCIRALADETQIRRCKKKIENVGSDLSDLAIIIGLIGNDTRLKILYLIQSENRLCVCDLSDILGMTVPAISQQLRKLKDRGIISSEREGTVIYYSLTKKYLETVTSVLTNGTIKNLIEQ from the coding sequence ATGGAATCAACTTGCATAAGAGCATTGGCGGATGAAACTCAAATTAGACGTTGTAAAAAGAAGATTGAAAATGTAGGTTCTGATCTTTCTGACTTGGCTATAATTATTGGATTAATTGGAAATGATACACGCCTTAAGATCCTATATCTAATTCAGTCTGAGAATAGACTTTGCGTTTGTGATTTGAGTGATATTCTTGGAATGACTGTTCCTGCCATATCTCAACAACTAAGAAAACTAAAGGATAGAGGAATTATCTCCAGCGAAAGAGAAGGTACAGTAATTTATTATTCTTTAACGAAGAAATACCTTGAAACAGTCACCAGTGTCCTAACAAATGGTACAATTAAAAATTTAATAGAGCAATGA
- a CDS encoding ATPase: MSKAPLNILCISSFFKGEAFLRSAKAEGNQVYLITGNKLKNHPWPWESIDETFFMDETEEGKWVMQHLIDGIAWQMQRIKFDKIVALDDFDVEKAAHIREHFRIPGMGETTAHYFRDKLAMRMKAQEAGIPVPAFSAIFHDADIESYANQVPGPWMIKPRFAASATGIVKVADKDSLWREIHKLGAQRHMYLVEKFAPGYVFHVDTLNMDGKTVFSRVSQYLDTPFEVAHGGGIFRSVTAKFGSKDEKELTKLNKLVMKAFGMQYSASHSEFIKGKEDGKYYFLETSSRVGGANLAEMVEASAGINLWTEWAKIETAVAKNSTYQLPEVKNDYSGIVVSLSRFQQPDDSSFNDPEIWWRMKKDWHIGLIVKASTPERVHELLDKYTKRISEEFHASLPAPDRPAN, translated from the coding sequence ATGTCCAAAGCCCCCCTCAATATCCTCTGCATCTCCAGCTTTTTTAAGGGAGAAGCGTTCCTCCGATCTGCCAAAGCGGAAGGAAACCAGGTTTACCTCATTACAGGAAACAAACTCAAAAACCATCCCTGGCCATGGGAGTCAATTGATGAGACCTTTTTTATGGACGAAACAGAAGAGGGAAAATGGGTAATGCAACACCTGATCGATGGGATTGCCTGGCAAATGCAGCGGATAAAGTTTGACAAAATTGTCGCTCTCGATGATTTTGATGTGGAAAAAGCGGCCCATATACGCGAACATTTCCGCATTCCCGGAATGGGAGAAACCACCGCTCATTACTTCCGGGATAAACTGGCCATGCGGATGAAAGCTCAGGAAGCGGGGATTCCTGTTCCGGCGTTTTCTGCTATCTTTCATGACGCAGATATCGAGTCATACGCCAACCAGGTTCCCGGCCCGTGGATGATCAAACCGCGGTTTGCAGCCTCTGCTACCGGCATTGTGAAAGTGGCAGACAAAGATTCGCTGTGGCGTGAAATACACAAACTTGGCGCACAAAGACATATGTATCTGGTTGAAAAATTTGCTCCCGGATATGTATTTCATGTGGATACCCTTAATATGGATGGAAAAACCGTCTTCTCCCGTGTGAGCCAGTACCTCGATACTCCTTTTGAAGTGGCCCATGGTGGGGGGATTTTCCGCTCGGTCACGGCAAAGTTTGGCTCCAAAGATGAAAAGGAGTTGACTAAACTCAATAAGCTGGTAATGAAGGCTTTTGGCATGCAATACAGCGCGTCCCACTCTGAGTTTATCAAGGGGAAAGAAGATGGTAAATATTATTTTCTGGAAACTTCTTCCCGTGTGGGCGGGGCAAATCTTGCAGAAATGGTGGAAGCTTCTGCCGGAATAAACCTCTGGACCGAATGGGCGAAAATCGAGACCGCTGTCGCCAAAAATTCAACCTACCAGTTGCCGGAAGTCAAAAATGATTACTCGGGTATAGTGGTATCACTTAGCCGTTTTCAGCAGCCGGATGATTCTTCCTTTAATGATCCCGAAATATGGTGGCGAATGAAAAAAGACTGGCATATAGGCCTGATTGTCAAAGCATCAACCCCAGAACGTGTTCACGAATTGCTGGACAAATATACCAAACGTATCTCTGAGGAGTTTCATGCCAGTCTGCCGGCACCTGACAGACCAGCCAATTAA
- a CDS encoding alpha/beta hydrolase-fold protein, translating into MEKNYLPIIRVIEEDYEIPQLGRRRRISALLPYDYEESETYYPVLYLHDGQNLFNEHAMFGNWAIDQSLAKLAEKGLKDIIIIAVDHGGEERISEYSPYYNPKFGEGSGELYLQFVEQTLKPYVDRKFRVFTDRLNTGIGGSSMGGLISLYAGIVHNHVFSKMMIFSPSLWISPKVYYHTSSFLAKEKTEMYVYAGEQESKSHITNVKRLKSSLYRSTADQSLLRFHLSINPEGTHNESFWREEFPKAIEWLYFPQ; encoded by the coding sequence GTGGAGAAAAATTATCTTCCCATAATTCGTGTGATTGAGGAAGACTACGAAATTCCTCAGCTGGGCCGAAGAAGAAGAATCTCGGCCCTGTTGCCCTATGATTATGAGGAATCGGAGACTTATTATCCTGTGCTTTATCTTCATGACGGGCAGAACCTGTTTAATGAACATGCCATGTTTGGCAACTGGGCGATCGATCAGTCTCTGGCAAAACTCGCGGAGAAAGGCCTGAAAGATATCATCATTATCGCCGTGGACCACGGAGGGGAAGAAAGGATAAGTGAATATTCGCCCTATTACAATCCAAAGTTTGGGGAAGGAAGTGGCGAGCTTTATCTACAGTTTGTAGAACAGACCCTGAAGCCGTATGTTGACCGAAAATTCAGGGTCTTTACCGATCGGCTGAATACAGGTATTGGAGGAAGTTCTATGGGAGGTCTTATCAGCCTGTATGCAGGCATTGTGCACAACCATGTGTTCAGTAAAATGATGATTTTTTCTCCCAGCTTGTGGATTTCTCCGAAAGTTTACTACCACACTTCCAGCTTCCTGGCGAAGGAAAAAACCGAGATGTATGTGTATGCCGGCGAACAGGAAAGTAAGAGCCATATTACAAACGTAAAGCGTCTGAAAAGCTCTTTATACCGCTCAACCGCCGATCAGTCCTTACTCAGATTTCACCTGAGCATCAATCCGGAAGGTACACATAATGAGTCTTTTTGGCGGGAAGAATTTCCCAAAGCCATAGAATGGTTGTATTTTCCCCAATAA